In Opitutaceae bacterium, the sequence CCATCTGGCTTTCGGGCAGGGGAAAGGTGCCTTCGTAGTCGACGGGGTTCTGCGTTGCAAAAACCATGAACGGCAAGCCCACCGCATGCGTTTCACCGTCGACGGTCACACGGGACCGGTCCATGACCTCCAGAAGCGCCGACTGCGTCTTCGGCGTTGCGCGATTGATTTCATCCGCCAGCACGATGTTCGCAAACACCGGGCCGGGCCTGAACACGAACTCCCTCACGGAGTCGTCATAAATCGCAACACCCGTCACATCCCCCGGCAGCAGGTCGCTCGTGAACTGCACGCGGGAAAACTCCCCGTCCATCGATCTTGCGAGGGAATAGGCGAGCGTCGTCTTGCCGAGTCCGGGAAGGTCCTCCATGAGAAGGTGGCCTCCCGCAACCAGGCATGTCAGCACATCCTGAATGACATCGTCCTTTCCCTTGATGGTCAGCCGCATGTTGGTGCGGATGCGATCAATGGCGGTCCTTGCCTCGGTGACCGCGCTGGTGGAAATGAAATCACTCATGTTGGAGACGCTGGAAGCCTGGACAACCTGGTCAACCTGCTCCGGGTTCTTCGGTCATATTTGCGGCAGGCTTTACGTTCTCTTCGCAATTGGACGGATTGGGAGGATAAAATCCAGCAGCGCGTGACGCTCTACCGGAGCACCGCGATGAGCCGCGTGAAAATGTCGTTAACCTTTCGCTGGTTTTCCTTCACGAGATTCCTGAAGACCTGAAAATCGATCGATGTCCCCTCGAGGCCGTTCGCATAGTTGTCGATGATCGCCAGGCTGTTGTACCGGATGCCGAGTTCCGAGCAGAGATCCGCCTCGTGAGCGGCGGTCATTCCAACGACATCCCCCCAGTGGCGCAGGATGGCAATCTCCGCCTTGGTCTCGAATCTTGGGCCGCGCATCTGGACATAGATCTTTCCAGTCTCAACGACAAACTCGGGGGCGAGCGCCGCAGTGATCTTGGGAATCAGCGTATTCGCGATTCCCGGCGCCCCACCCTTCAGCTCTTCATCGAAAAAAGTCTGCGGGGCTCCCTGCAGGTTCACGTAGTCGCTGCAGGACACCAGCGTTCCCGGTGGCAGTTCCGGCTTCAGGGATCCCACTGAGTTGAAGGAGACGACATCCTCGATACCGAGCTCCGCAATGGCCCGGATGTTTGCGCGATGGTTGATTGAATGCGGAGGCAGCGGCACCCCGAAGCCGTGACGGTTCAGCAGGACCTGGTTTGCCTGCGACTTGAAAGTGACGGGACCATGCGGCGTCAGGACCGTGCGCGTATCCCAGTCCTTGAAAAGCGTCGAATTGACTATGCTGGTTCCGCTAACAAGCGCAACTTTCACCTGACGATCCAAGCGATCCGGGCAACGCAGGTCAACGCCCGCCCGCTTCGTAGTATTCCGATCGTGCGTGCAACGGAGACTACGTAAAATGGTCCCGCGCTGCAGCACCAGCGGCACGCCTGACCGGTCCCGAAATGTCAGGGAACACCGATGAGTCCGATCGCGGCAAGCATCAGGATTGCGCCGACGAGGCGATTTCTCAGCAGGGCCGGAGGCAGCGACTTTTCCTCATTCTCAAACCAATGGCCGATCATCCA encodes:
- a CDS encoding MoxR family ATPase yields the protein MSDFISTSAVTEARTAIDRIRTNMRLTIKGKDDVIQDVLTCLVAGGHLLMEDLPGLGKTTLAYSLARSMDGEFSRVQFTSDLLPGDVTGVAIYDDSVREFVFRPGPVFANIVLADEINRATPKTQSALLEVMDRSRVTVDGETHAVGLPFMVFATQNPVDYEGTFPLPESQMDRFLMRVHMGYPQPADEMEILRAARGSYDDIKLNHVVSLDEILKLQVVAGQVFVEETVLEYLLRLVAATRTETEFKAGISVRGGLALKAAAQARALILGRDFVLPDDVVALVLPVLAHRLAMGRQSSDALEERRAVTAILKRILATVPLPT
- a CDS encoding MTAP family purine nucleoside phosphorylase, giving the protein MKVALVSGTSIVNSTLFKDWDTRTVLTPHGPVTFKSQANQVLLNRHGFGVPLPPHSINHRANIRAIAELGIEDVVSFNSVGSLKPELPPGTLVSCSDYVNLQGAPQTFFDEELKGGAPGIANTLIPKITAALAPEFVVETGKIYVQMRGPRFETKAEIAILRHWGDVVGMTAAHEADLCSELGIRYNSLAIIDNYANGLEGTSIDFQVFRNLVKENQRKVNDIFTRLIAVLR